In a single window of the Papaver somniferum cultivar HN1 chromosome 8, ASM357369v1, whole genome shotgun sequence genome:
- the LOC113303307 gene encoding anamorsin homolog — protein sequence MESSILVFSDHVFVPVSAVMAAIAELGVKGDGQNDPLILTQASYLNKLPMESVSVDIVIYIVRTVELLDHFLEEISRVLKPGGTVLIQAPQPASVSTDKVSSTFERKLLLAGYLELQVLDLKSLVPEVNVQSVTVKARKPSWKIGSSFSIKKATPSLPKVQLDDDLDLIDEDSLLTEEDLKKPELPVVDDCEVGSSKKACKNCTCGRAEAEEKVVKLGLTEEQIENPQSACGSCGLGDAFRCASCPYKGLPAFKLGEKVSLSSNFLVSDF from the exons ATGGAGAGCAGTATACTAGTGTTTTCAGATCATGTTTTTGTGCCTGTCAGCGCAGTTATGGCTGCTATAGCAGAGCTCGGGGTCAAAGGAGATGGACAGAATGATCCCCTAATCCTCACCCAAGCTTCCTATCTAA ACAAGCTGCCAATGGAGTCAGTTTCAGTTGATATTGTCATTTACATTGTGAGAACTGTTGAGCTTCTTgatcattttcttgaagaaatctCCAGAGTTCTGAAACCTGGGGGTACTGTCTTAATTCAGGCACCCCAACCTGCTTCAGTGAGCACGGATAAG gTCAGCTCTACATTTGAGCGCAAGTTATTATTAGCCGGATACCTAGAGTTGCAAGTTCTGGACCTGAAATCCCTAGTACCAGAAGTAAATGTTCAATCTGTAAcg GTTAAGGCTAGGAAGCCCTCGTGGAAGATTGGGTCATCCTTTTCCATTAAGAAAGCAACCCCAAGTTTGCCTAAAGTACAGCTTGATGATGATTTGGATTTGATTGATGAAGACAGTCTATTAACAGAGGAAGACTTGAAGAAACCAGAACTTCCAGTCG ttgatgactgtgaagttggaAGTTCAAAGAAAGCTTGCAAAAATTGCACTTGTGGACGGGCGGAGGCAGAAGAGAAAGTTGTGAAGCTTGGGTTAACCGAGGAGCAGATTGAAAACCCTCAGTCAGCGTGTGGCAGT TGTGGACTAGGTGATGCGTTCCGTTGTGCATCCTGCCCATACAAGGGCCTACCGGCATTCAAGTTGGGCGAGAAG GTATCCTTGTCTAGTAACTTTCTTGTTTCTGACTTCTGA
- the LOC113303308 gene encoding protein S-acyltransferase 11-like: MDDTVKEEHHVTSISEDHETTCWGCGLRLLLPSYTPIFKCGWCGAITNQNPLKHNNKYLRWRHIRDRCFIAILLIFMLFVICGGVWAVYPVILSESYFRGILHCTITMLLSISTISSFSLAASRPPGPPPNVPWGSYPVVEKGGLENYSFCSYCSKPKSPRAHHCRSCGTCVLDMDHHCPFIGNCVGAANHQPFICFLFAAVLSTMYISIMSISVGCQLWPPLDHEPIRRITTGSSHSPFIIMREIMFAFLSSAVLLSARGLVLAYLFVASISVGIGLTILLWQQLSYIYQGKTYLSHLSSRADEPVGERGCQNIFRFFGYQYSFSRYLPRFSRTKKIHKK, encoded by the exons ATGGATGACACAGTTAAG GAGGAGCATCACGTAACATCCATATCAGAAGATCATGAAACAACCTGCTGGGGTTGTGGATTGcgccttcttcttccttcttataCTCCTATTTTCAAGTGCGGTTGGTGTGGGGCCATAACCAACCAAAACCCACTGAAGCACAACAACAAGTACCTTCGATGGAGGCATATACGAGACCGGTGCTTTATTGCTATCCTTCTCATATTCATGCTCTTTGTGATAT GTGGCGGTGTGTGGGCTGTCTACCCTGTGATATTATCTGAGAGCTATTTTCGTGGGATTCTTCACTGTACCATAACAATGTTATTGTCGATCAGCACTATTTCTAGTTTTAGTCTCGCAGCATCTCGACCTCCAGGGCCACCGCCAAACGTACCATGGGGTAGCTATCCGGTTGTCGAGAAAGGTGGCCTTGAAAACTACAGCTTCTGTTCATATTGCTCAAAACCAAAGTCACCAAGAGCACATCACTGTCGATCATGTGGAACGTGTGTGCTTGACATGGATCATCATTGCCCATTT ATTGGGAATTGTGTGGGTGCTGCAAATCATCAACCTTTTATTTGCTTCCTGTTCGCTGCCGTACTCAGTACAATGTACATATCCATTATGTCGATTTCTGTGGGCTGTCAGCTGTGGCCGCCCCTAGATCATGAACCCATTCGCCGTATCACCACCGGCAGCAGTCATTCTCCTTTCATTATCATGAGAGAGATTATGTTTGCTTTCTTGAGCTCAGCAGTCTTATTATCTGCAAGAGGACTAGTTCTTGCTTATCTGTTCGTTGCCAGTATATCAGTGGGGATAGGGTTAACTATACTATTGTGGCAACAACTCAGTTACATTTATCAGGGGAAGACTTACTTAAGTCATTTAAGTTCACGGGCAGATGAGCCAGTTGGGGAGAGAGGATGCCAGAATATTTTTCGGTTTTTCGGTTACCAATATTCCTTTTCTCGATACTTGCCACGATTTTCTAGAACTAAAAAGATTCACAAGAAATGA
- the LOC113306128 gene encoding uncharacterized protein LOC113306128, whose protein sequence is MVWTLEKSGKFTMKSSYKKMYEEKNNNAVVAPRMKSIFKKLWKLPLLRRINQFLRKYVKNFLPTRDKLSYAIQKGDYSCPFCSQMIETASHCILNCSMVKLVWFGLLSIHTPDNINLEDWICSLFDNIQAGHITEDEICKITIVSWCIWTQRYDTIFKEISSTADIIIQNCRKFLAEYIEMSHKKPNSANGKNRYNLHWSPPPAGGFTINYDGSYLSNSGSISLIMCDFAGYHKGSRCIYLVES, encoded by the coding sequence ATGGTGTGGACATTAGAGAAAAGTGGTAAATTCACAATGAAATCTTCTTATAAAAAGATGTATGAAGAGAAAAACAATAATGCAGTGGTTGCACCTAGAATGAAGAGTATTTTTAAAAAATTATGGAAGCTTCCTTTACTCCGAAGAATTAACCAGTTCTTACGGAAGTATGTGAAGAACTTTCTTCCTACCAGAGATAAGCTATCCTATGCAATTCAAAAGGGAGATTACAGCTGTCCATTCTGCTCTCAAATGATAGAAACTGCTTCTCACTGCATTCTCAACTGCTCTATGGTGAAACTTGTCTGGTTTGGTCTTCTTAGTATCCATACTCCAGATAATATCAACCTTGAGGACTGGATTTGCAGTCTTTTTGATAATATCCAAGCTGGCCATATCACTGAGGATGAAATATGCAAAATAACAATAGTCTCCTGGTGTATTTGGACTCAGAGATATGACACAATCTTTAAAGAAATATCATCCACTGCAGATATCATCATCCAGAACTGCAGGAAATTCTTAGCAGAATATATTGAAATGTCGCATAAAAAGCCTAACAGCGCAAATGGGAAAAACAGATATAACTTGCATTGGTCTCCTCCTCCTGCTGGAGGTTTTACTATTAACTATGATGGCTCCTATCTTAGTAATTCTGGTAGTATTAGTCTAATTATGTGTGATTTTGCAGGATATCACAAAGGATCCAGATGCATCTATCTAGTTGAATCATAG